CAGTTTGACCTCTGCAAAAGCTTCCAATTTTGTGCCGGCCAATGGGAGCATGAAACCTGTGTTTTTCTATTAAATAGAATTGATTCCTATAAAATTTCTAAGGTCGAAGCATGCCCAAGTGAACAGATCAATAGAAGACCATCCCTCTCACGCATTGCGGCACATACACCTCGAGGCATCGCTCCAATCGTCACGCATGACATTCGACCGGCGGCGTTTGAAGCGAGTAACAAAAGTTGTGGACGCCATCGAGACGTGTGGTCGTCCCATAACGGTGGCAACCGAGCGCAATTCGCCCCCCATTTCTGCTGACGCGGCGTGCGCTTGGACTTCCATTGCACCAACCAGAGTGAACAAACGACAAGTGCCGTCCGTCCGTCCGATGCATTTGGCACGCAGGTTGAGACAGCTGAAGCGGCTTGCTTGTTCAGAGAATGAAAGAAAAATGGCACTCGCCAAAGTCGCCATGCTTGCTGGCAGATCCGGATCTGCACACCATGCTCTCATGCTTGCCGGACAACGGGTCGGCATCAACAAACCATGGTGGTAGTTGTAAGCTGGAACCGGAAGTCACGGGGTGATTCTGCTGCCACATGTTGGCATGGATGCTTGGATAGGATATGTAATGCAGTATAAGGCGCAGAAACGGATACTAAAGtcatcattttttttttctctcgaacccACAGGACTCCTGCGCACTGAGAAGGTCACTGGGAGTACAAGATAGTTGCAGCCTTGCAAGTGTCCACTGAGAAAATGAAGAAACTTAagcccctttggcacggctcgtccaaaacggcttcaccgatgaagccagaaaaactggctttttccggcttctagttcattttaaccccggcttacaaaacggcttcacgctacagtgcctcgatttgcgtaaaatagatgaagccgaagccagcataagccgtgccaaaaagGCCCTTAGTATCATCAACCATATAAGACACGGCTTGGAATGGAATGAAGGATCATCAACCGCCTTGGAACGGATTGATGGATCTCCCAGAAGTAAATCAGGATCAGAAACATGTTAAAAGGAAACTAAAATTGATCACTGTACATTAACATGTCGATCGTATGTCTGTACACACTGTGTCCCAGCAACTGAGTTAACTTGTACAGTTACACATATCTGTAATTGATCTCTTTCCACATCAAATTAAACGCTTGttccccacacacacacacaaaagacaaaaacaaaaactATATATTCTGTTGGTTATAAAACGATGGTCTATGATATTACTATATGCGCTACAAAGTGTAACTTGTGACCCACATTTTAAACATCTAGAACCTGGCAGCTGACGAGCTCAGCCGTCCCAAAGTTCTTAGAAGACACAGTGGTCCATACCACATTTTCTTCAGATACTGCGTTATCTGAGTTATTCTGCACTACAGCCTGCATAACTTGAAGAGTGTTGTTCGCCGCCTTTGTTATAACATGGAGCCTTCCACGGAGACCGGCGAGTAAATAAGGAGCCTCTGCGTCAGTGAAATCATAAACTGGAACTTGGGGCGAGATAGTTACCCATGTGTCCTCTTCGGAGTTGTATCTTTTTATCTGACCACTGTCCAAAGAGCTGGAAGGCTCCAGGGTGTAAAGTTTGTCATCGATCACAATACCCAATTTTGTGCCTGCCTGTCTTGCTGGCCAACCATCGCCGAGACCATCAGGCATCGTTGACCAAGCATTCAGATCTGGGTCATAGATCTCACCTCCGATGTCAAAAAAGAATGGCCATGAGTACAAGCTCTGAGGAACATACAGCTTTCCGTTGTAGGGTGCCATTCCTGTGGCGATAGGCTTCAGCACATCGACCAAGAAGGCTGTGGGGAGTACCTGTGCTTTTGCGAAAGGCATTTCTGGTAGCTCACTCCACAATCCAGTCTTGGGATCAAACGCCTCAGCTGAACGCAGAGGAAGCAAACCATTCCGACCCCTACTGACTCCACCAACTACATATAACTTGCCATTCAAAAATGTTGCTTTGCAGAAAGCCCACCCAGTCATCATTGGGCTCACTTCCTGCCACAAATTTAGAAAAGGGTCGTATCTCCAAACGCAGTTCAGGGCAACAGCTTTGGAAAAACCCCCAATGACATACAAGTAACCTTCAGCAACACCCACTGAACAACCACAAAAGGGCATCTGGTCCAAACTGTTCCTGCGCCAAAACAAGCCCCTGACGAAATCAGCAATCCTAATGCTTGATCCCACAACATTCCACATCTGGAACCCAGAAGATGCCGTCCTATTGGATTCCTCCTCATTGACAAAAGAAGGCATCGGTGGCAACCTCTGCCATTTCTGAAACACTGGATCAAGGCCATACCAGTGGAGCTTGTTTGCCTCAACTTTGGTCAGTACATACAACCATTCTTCACTTACGCCAAGCTCTCTTCTCAGCTGAGAAAGTTCAGAACCGATGATTGCTGCCTTCCAAGCTCGGCAAACCATCTTCAAATTAAGGTAATGGATCCGCGGTAACCTTGCCAGAATCTGGAGTGAGAGCTCGTCAGGAAGAGTCGGGATAATCCTTGGGTTTGACCCATACTCATAAGTAGATACCTTCACCCTCTTATTAGGATATGTCCCAGATGTCTCATGCTGATCCATAGACTTAGCCGTAGTACTTGCCGCACTTAGAATGGAGCCCATCTGAACTTGCTTTCTTCAAACCAAATAGTAGAAGCAGTCTTACATCTCTAATCCATCAATAGTTGCTGAAACAGGGTTTGAAAATAGGAGCTCTATGAGCTTCAATATAAGTCTGAGATAAATATAGTAGCAAAGCTCAAGTCTAAAAATGTGATTAATATGCCACAAACATTTAAAAAGCGTCATAAAAAGGATTTCCAACAAAGCGAGCAAATACTTGAAAATGAACACATCCTGCAAACCCAAGTTTTTGAGAAAGTCAACATCACTGCCACACAATGTGTGTTCACAGGTTTGCCAGTCGCATCATGGCATTTGGCCCTAGGCTCCAACTCCACAGGTCATTACTGAGACAATGAGGGGCAAATCCCCACATACACCAATAAACAAGAAATAGATTGTAACCATATGGAATGTTGGCTTTGGCAACATTGAAATAAGAAAAACTATCAATAGCATATATATATTTCATTTTATCGACTATCTCTGCCCCTATGTAGGGACTCTAACCCCAAAAATCTCAAGCAGGACCATGAATTTTACTTCAAAATCCCCATCTCccccaaagaaaaagaaaatccaccCACGCCGGTCCTAAAATTCATGACCCATCTAATCTAATAATAGCAAAAGGGTCGAATTTGACAGCGCAAGTTACGTGTTCTGCCAAACCTAAACAAGGCGGCTAATTCATCGATCCCAGAAGAAATTAGAAATTACAGATGATCTGCGCGAGGCCTAGAATGGTTTTCCATGAATCGGACGAGAAATTGGATGTTGACCGTGGTCGGGCTTACCGGGAGGAAACGCCAGGACGGATCTCCGATGGGGCTGGAGGAGCAGAGGAGAGGGCGAGCAGACAGCAGCAGATGATCCCGGGTAGGGGTAGAGGCGTAGAGCCCGTGGCGTCGAGCGAGCACGACCCGTGTCAGCAGGTAGCAGAGGCAGGCACGCAAGGTAGACTTTTCCTCCGAGCCATTATAAAAACTAGCAGGGAGCCCCGTGCTTTGCACGGGCAATAGTGGTGAAAAAAAGTTTGTATTacgttttaaaaaaaatatgtatAGGGTGGTAGTGCTTATTAACGGGTGTAGTACTGTTCACCATACCCGTTAGCGTTTACAAAAAAAACACGTTACTGTTCACCGACGTTGTTACTGGTTACGAAACCCGGTACTGTACCCGCGACCCGTTACTGTTTATAAAACCCACGTTGACTGTTACCAGAACAGTGGTATGTGAGAGCGGTCGGAGATCCCAGGCTGCACGtcttttatatatatgtatagatTTCTAATTCCTTCTCTGTCATAAAACCCTCGTGTAAAGTTTTTAGGTCCCGTGTGCCACTTCCGTGAGGTTAGAGTACGACGGCCGGTAACAGAGGGATACGATGACCGTTTTACTCATGTGTCTATTTGTCAGGAGCAGAATTTTGTTCTTGCTCTTGACGCCACAAATTTGACAAACCAATTACACAGATTCAAAAAGAGAAACCAGAACAACAAATTTAACAAACCAGTTACGAAAATTTCACAAACCATAACAGCATTTCACAAACTAGTAGACCAGACCATTGTTTTGGTCATGACATAGACCAGACCATTGTTTTGGTCATGCACAGACCACTGTTTTGGTCTTACAAAATGCAGGATCTACATGAGTTATAAAAAATCTGGAGTTTTGAGTCATCCCACAGACAACAACTAAATGTCAAGCTTCATTTTCTTCTGGTACCCATAGCAGGACTATCTAGAGTTGTAGATATCTTGGCTCTTGTATTCATAGCAGGACTGTCAAACTTCCTTTTCTTATTCACTGCTGTCTTGGGTCTCCCTTTGTTCTCAGTTGTGTTGATATCGTCAGCAGTGTTGACATGCTCAGGTTTTGACTCCAGGCTAGCAGGGAACATAATACTCAAAGGCACAGGCTGTAGGCTTCCAGTTTTTGGCTAGTTGGAGTCTGTTCCAGATCTTCTAAAGCAAAAAAAAGTATCGGATTAGTTGACTTATAAACCTATAGTACAAGGAAAATGTCAAGAACATGAGCCTCCGTATTGGTTTTCTTCAGTGACATGGAAAGCTTAATGTAGTGTCTAACCCTATGGCATCATAAATTAGTTAGTGCCTTGGTTTGCTTAGGAGTAAAAGCAGTACCTAATAAAAGCTAAACTAGGTGGTGAGATGAAGCTTCTGTCAGATAAAGTGAATAaattatcacatgtacttatcaAGGAAACTTCTATGATGAATAATCAAGAGGAAACCCTGAAGTCTGAGGAAAAGGGTGCTGAGAAGGTAACACTGCACTGATGTCAGTTACTAGACATGCTAACTTTTTTTTGAATAGCTTACAAGGTTTGCATTATACATTTCACATGTAGATTCTCACAAACATCGAGGACATAAAAAGGTCTATACTCGAGAGAGATGCTGCTGTAAAAATTATAGAGAATAAGGCATATGAAAAAAAGAGCAGAGGAGCTCACAAAGGagttggatgagaaggagaaagaatacCAGGTATGTAAAGGGTGACATCTTTAAATGTAATGTACTCAACGTTTTAAATCGCAAGCTATCAATTTTAGCGTGAGGCTGTCCTGGGCGCTATTGGCGCTATAGCGAACGCTATAGCGGCGCTATGGCTCCGCTATAGCGGCAGCTAAATGCAGCAGCGTCAACTGACTGCTcacgctatagcgccgctatttGCACACTATAGCGCGCTATTTGTTTACAATTCCAGAAAACATAAAAATCTGTCAATCACTCAATCCTCAATCACTCAATGTCTCAATCTGATAACTCATAACTCATAAGTCATAAGTGATAACTGATAACATCCACCATAATAACCATAAGAGCAAAGTAGCAGATAGCCAAACAGGCAACATAACCACATGAGGTTCATACATGCAAAGCCAAACAATCATAAAGGGATTGAACTTTAAAGTTTAAATGCATAAAGCCATAAACTCATGAAGTACACACTTTGCATTCCACATCCACAGCACAGGCAGAGCAATGATCTTGATCATTCAGCCTCAGAATCAGAACTATCATCAGAAGGCATATCATTGTCATCTTCTCCATCAGAAGATGAAGCAGATAACTCCTCATCCTCAATAGTAGGGATCAACCTCTTTCTCTTCCTGTCCCTATGTTTCTGCAGGTtacctcccttccttttttcTTGTCCTTAAGGTGCAGCTGCAACTCCCTGTGATGATGCTCCAGTTTCTTCTCCTTCCTGCTATAGATCTACTTCTGTTGGCTCAATACCAGTGATCCACTCATTCTCTTCATCTTCTAAAGCATCAACAACATGTTTCTCAATGGGATCTTTATCCTTGTCCTTCTTTTGCCTCAGCTTTGAGTTGAACTTGACAAACACAAGATCCCTCATTCTATCATGAAGCAGCCTGTTGCATCTCTTTGTGTGGACCTACATAGGTTTAATTTTGTTATTTCAATAACAAAAGAGGATTAAACTTGAAGAATTGCATAAATGAACATAGAAATTACTAATTAGTAATTCAGATTCATACTTGTTCATACGAACTCCAGCATCTCTCACAAGCTGATGAACTGCATGTCAAACTTAGAATTCTCGCAACTAACTTTCTGAGGTTTGGTGCACTACTTCCATGATTCAGCCACCACTTAGCTAAATTACAAAAAACAAAGTATAA
This window of the Miscanthus floridulus cultivar M001 unplaced genomic scaffold, ASM1932011v1 fs_837_1_2, whole genome shotgun sequence genome carries:
- the LOC136533282 gene encoding F-box/kelch-repeat protein At1g22040-like; protein product: MGSILSAASTTAKSMDQHETSGTYPNKRVKVSTYEYGSNPRIIPTLPDELSLQILARLPRIHYLNLKMVCRAWKAAIIGSELSQLRRELGVSEEWLYVLTKVEANKLHWYGLDPVFQKWQRLPPMPSFVNEEESNRTASSGFQMWNVVGSSIRIADFVRGLFWRRNSLDQMPFCGCSVGVAEGYLYVIGGFSKAVALNCVWRYDPFLNLWQEVSPMMTGWAFCKATFLNGKLYVVGGVSRGRNGLLPLRSAEAFDPKTGLWSELPEMPFAKAQVLPTAFLVDVLKPIATGMAPYNGKLYVPQSLYSWPFFFDIGGEIYDPDLNAWSTMPDGLGDGWPARQAGTKLGIVIDDKLYTLEPSSSLDSGQIKRYNSEEDTWVTISPQVPVYDFTDAEAPYLLAGLRGRLHVITKAANNTLQVMQAVVQNNSDNAVSEENVVWTTVSSKNFGTAELVSCQVLDV